In Mesotoga infera, the DNA window CTCTTCAACGGTCCTAGCGTCAATATCTCTGGAAAGGATCGAAAGCTTTTCCAGTTCTCTTAGAATCCTGTATTCCTTTTTTCCAATTCTCTCTATCAGCTTCGCGGCAGCCTCTCTAGAAATCTTGATCTTCGCCAATCCTGCAATCTTCATAACATGAGAACTCCACTTTTCCTCTTCCCAGGGCCTGGGAAGATCTAAGCTGACCCTCTGAACTTGGATTTTTGAACTCAGTTTTCCTTCAACATACAAATCGATATTCTTGTCTATCGCAGGAATTATTGTCTCAACTGACGATCGCTCTTCCCTTTTCCATTTATCGAATCCTGAAAGCCTAATTGGTTTTGTTCCAAACATTCCGGCAGTTGATAAGGCCATTTTAAGTCTTGCTTCTTTTTCAGGCATATCTTCAGTCAAGCAAATATATTCGCTCGTTCTCTCACGTATGAAGAAATCTTTTAGTACATCACTATCTCCCGTTATCTCATAAATCATTGTTCAGCGCTCCTAACCAGACCTCTATCCTTTCCAGTAGAGGTTGGCCCACTTCTGGACACTGGTTGATGACTTCGCCTGACCCATGAACAACGATTTTGTCTATTCCATAGATTTCGGCAACTTCCTTCACATCAAGCAACGAGTATCCGCCCAAATCAGGCATTTTCCAGCTATAGACCCCCTCATAGACTTCCTTCTCAACGCCAATTCCATAGAGATTTCTCACCACCGAAGCGAACATCGGCGCAGCCACAAATCCTCCATAGTAGGCTCCAGCTTTTGGAGTGTCTATCATAATATACATTGTATATGTTGGATTCTCGACAGGAAAGAAACCAAAGAACAGAGAAAAGTAAGTCTCTTCGTTATATCCACCAGGTCCAGCTTTTTGCGCTGTACCAGTTTTTCCGGCAATTCTCACTCCGTCGACTTTGGCCATTGTTCCAGTTCCTTCAATAACAACACTTTCCATAATTGGGAGCATGGTGGAGACAAGCTGTGACGAAAAAAGTGTTCCATCTACCTTCTTCGGAATATTCACGAGACCATCATTGCTCCTGATGGCTTTAATAAAAGTGGGGGTCAAGAACTGTCCGCCTGCAGGAAATACATTTAAAGCCTTCACCATTTGGAATATATTTACTCCGAGCCCCTGACCGATTGGAAACTGATAAGGAGAAATTAGAGACCAATCTTTGGCCTTTGGCAAGATACCGGGAGTCTCCCCGGGAAGATCAACACCGGACAACCTTCCAAAACCGATATTATTGAGTTGTCTGTACATCTCTTCTTTGCCAAGAGTGTTGAGTATTTGACCTCCAACCTGAACAGTAGCTACGTTGCATGAATTTATGATAGCCTCTCTGAACGTCTGAATCCCGTGCCGCTCTCCTTCGGTGTCACGAATAATTATGTCAAGCCCTGGCACTGGCTGAATTCTTCCATCACAATTGAAAGTCATCGTTTCAGTTATTGATCCACTTTGGAGGGCCAAAGAGTAGATAAGAGGTTTAATCGTAGAACCTGGCTCAAATATTCCCATAAGACCTACATCCCATTCGTAGGTTCCGGCATATGCAAGAATCTTTCCCGTTTTGCTTTCCACGAGAAGGGCAACACCACCATCTGCCATATTTTTCTCAACGGTTGAATGTAGTTCTTCATAGAGCATCTTCTGAATATCTATGTCAATTGAGAGATAAATGTCACTTCCATTTGTCGGCTCTTCCCTCACTGTACTTGTGAGGGTTCTTCTTATAAGACCATCCTCTTTACCAGACAACTCTTTAGTATAGCTCAGTTCAATTCCATTCAGTGGAACTCCACCTTTATCGAGTTTTCCTAGTATTCGATCAAGTCCGTATTCACTGAAGCTCAATCTTTCTCTTTGCATCTCCAGGGAAATATATCGCTTCGTGATAGGTGTGATCTTACGCTGCATTTCATCATTAGTCGGTGTCGTTCCAAGAAGAAGGAAGTTCTTCGTACTTTGAAGATTCTCGAGCAATATATCATAGGGTATTCCGTAGGAAAGTTCAATATTTCTCAGCACTCTCTCTATTTGATCAGAAGAAGTTGCCAATCTTAGATAGCCCAGATCGAGCCATGCCTCGTAGATTATTGAATCGCTGGCAAGAAGTCTGCCTTTCGAATCATATATAGATCCTCTCAGCGCCGGGATCTTATTTACACCCAAAACCACCGGAAGATCGGGCTCAGTGAACAGCGATATATATCCCGCTCTCACAGCGAAGACGCCTACACAAAGTATCAGGAGCACATACAATAGCGTAACTCTGCTAGCTAGCTTCTTAATTTGTGATCCACCTCGACAAAGTTCTACTTTTCTGCTCTCACTCCAACTATAGTCTGCAGATACGAGATTTCTCTTGAGACATCTTCAAGTCTAGATTTCATGACCGTTATGCTTTGTTCTCTTCTAGAAGCTAACTCCGTGATTTTGTCAACCTCGTTGCCGAAATAAAATGGGAGAGCAATTGAAACTGCCAATGAAAGAAAAATAACGAGTACTTGCAGAAACCCAAATAAACCCCACACATCGCTGTTTGTTAAGACTTTGTCGCCTTGACGAACCA includes these proteins:
- a CDS encoding peptidoglycan glycosyltransferase, with the protein product MRAGYISLFTEPDLPVVLGVNKIPALRGSIYDSKGRLLASDSIIYEAWLDLGYLRLATSSDQIERVLRNIELSYGIPYDILLENLQSTKNFLLLGTTPTNDEMQRKITPITKRYISLEMQRERLSFSEYGLDRILGKLDKGGVPLNGIELSYTKELSGKEDGLIRRTLTSTVREEPTNGSDIYLSIDIDIQKMLYEELHSTVEKNMADGGVALLVESKTGKILAYAGTYEWDVGLMGIFEPGSTIKPLIYSLALQSGSITETMTFNCDGRIQPVPGLDIIIRDTEGERHGIQTFREAIINSCNVATVQVGGQILNTLGKEEMYRQLNNIGFGRLSGVDLPGETPGILPKAKDWSLISPYQFPIGQGLGVNIFQMVKALNVFPAGGQFLTPTFIKAIRSNDGLVNIPKKVDGTLFSSQLVSTMLPIMESVVIEGTGTMAKVDGVRIAGKTGTAQKAGPGGYNEETYFSLFFGFFPVENPTYTMYIMIDTPKAGAYYGGFVAAPMFASVVRNLYGIGVEKEVYEGVYSWKMPDLGGYSLLDVKEVAEIYGIDKIVVHGSGEVINQCPEVGQPLLERIEVWLGALNNDL
- a CDS encoding DNA polymerase III subunit delta encodes the protein MIYEITGDSDVLKDFFIRERTSEYICLTEDMPEKEARLKMALSTAGMFGTKPIRLSGFDKWKREERSSVETIIPAIDKNIDLYVEGKLSSKIQVQRVSLDLPRPWEEEKWSSHVMKIAGLAKIKISREAAAKLIERIGKKEYRILRELEKLSILSRDIDARTVEEFVDIDTDIEVESLAYSFLNNDKDFLSSARKSMIPFTYFSSVLLKIVLDLGSIIEIRRDSASVSWSEIKEMSTYTSISSARVARLVGYSFSNTKEDREDLSLKFTSEELRVFLVILQELDDSIKKGRTTPELAFFNLVGESLKRKVTLL